A single Elephas maximus indicus isolate mEleMax1 chromosome 2, mEleMax1 primary haplotype, whole genome shotgun sequence DNA region contains:
- the LRRTM2 gene encoding leucine-rich repeat transmembrane neuronal protein 2: MLAAIYAMSMVLKMLPALGMACPPKCRCEKLLFYCDSQGFHSVPNTTDKGSLGLSLRHNHIAELERDQFASFSQLTWLHLDHNQISTVKEDAFQGLYKLRELILSSNKIFYLPNTTFTQLINLQNLDLSFNQLSSLHPELFYGLRKLQTLHLRSNSLRTIPVRLFWDCRSLEFLDLSTNRLRSLARNGFAGLIKLKELHLEHNQLTKINFAHFLRLSSLHTLFLQWNKISNLTCGMEWTWGTLEKLDLTGNEIKAIDLVVFETMPNLKILLLDNNKLNSLDSKILNSLRSLTTVGLSGNLWECSPGICALASWLGSFQGRWEHSILCHSPDHTQGEDILDAVHGFQLCWNLSTAVTAMATTYRDPTTEYTKRISSSSYHVGDKEIPTTAGIAVTTEEHFPEPDNAIFTQRVITGTMALLFSFFFIIFIVFISRKCCPPTLRRIRQCSMIQNHRQLRSQTRLHMSNMSDQGPYNEYEATHEGPFIIINGYGQCKCQQLPYKECEV; encoded by the coding sequence ATGCTGGCAGCAATATATGCAATGAGTATGGTTTTAAAAATGCTGCCTGCCCTGGGTATGGCGTGTCCACCCAAATGCCGCTGCGAGAAGCTGCTCTTCTACTGCGACTCTCAGGGCTTCCACTCAGTGCCAAACACCACTGACAAGGGCTCTCTGGGCCTGTCCCTGAGGCACAATCATATCGCGGAGCTCGAAAGGGATCAATTTGCCAGCTTCAGTCAACTTACCTGGCTCCACTTAGACCACAATCAAATTTCAACAGTAAAAGAAGATGCTTTTCAAGGACTATATAAACTTAGGGAATTAATCTTAAGTTCCAACAAAATATTTTACTTGCCAAACACAACTTTTACCCAACTAATCAACCTGCAAAATTTGGACCTGTCTTTTAATCAGCTGTCATCTCTGCACCCAGAGCTTTTCTACGGCCTCCGGAAACTGCAGACCTTGCATTTACGGTCCAACTCCCTGCGGACTATCCCAGTACGCCTATTCTGGGACTGTCGTAGTCTGGAGTTTCTGGAtttgagcacaaaccgtttgcgaAGTTTGGCTCGCAATGGATTTGCGGGATTAATCAAACTGAAAGAGCTTCACCTAGAGCACAACCAGCTGACGAAGATTAATTTTGCTCATTTCCTACGGCTAAGCAGTCTGCACACGCTCTTcttacaatggaacaaaattagcAACTTGACATGTGGGATGGAGTGGACCTGGGGCACTTTAGAAAAGCTAGACCTGACTGGAAATGAAATCAAAGCCATTGACTTGGTGGTGTTTGAAACTATGCCTAACCTTAAAATACTCCTCCTGGATAACAACAAGTTAAATAGCCTTGATTCCAAGATCTTAAACTCCCTGAGATCCCTGACGACTGTTGGCCTCTCTGGCAATCTGTGGGAATGCAGCCCCGGAATATGTGCTTTGGCCTCCTGGCTGGGCAGTTTCCAAGGTCGGTGGGAGCATTCCATCCTATGCCACAGCCCTGACCACACCCAAGGAGAGGATATTCTAGATGCAGTCCATGGATTTCAGCTCTGCTGGAATTTGTCAACCGCTGTCACTGCTATGGCTACAACTTATAGAGATCCAACCACTGAATacacaaaaagaataagctcatCAAGTTACCATGTGGGAGACAAAGAAATCCCAACTACTGCAGGCATAGCAGTTACCACCGAGGAACACTTTCCTGAACCAGACAATGCCATCTTCACTCAGCGGGTAATTACAGGAACAATggctttattgttttctttcttttttattatttttatagtgtTCATCTCCAGGAAGTGCTGCCCTCCCACTTTAAGAAGAATTAGGCAGTGCTCAATGATTCAGAACCACAGGCAGCTCCGATCCCAAACACGACTCCATATGTCAAACATGTCAGACCAAGGACCGTATAATGAATATGAAGCCACCCATGAAGGACCCTTCATCATCATTAATGGCTATGGACAGTGCAAGTGTCAGCAGCTGCCATACAAAGAATGTGAAGTATAA